Genomic segment of Streptomyces alboniger:
GCGGTCGGCGCCCGCGCGATCGCCCCCACCACGGTCCTCGACGCGCTGCTGCACGGCGGGCACAGCGACTCCGCGGAGGTCGTCCGCGAGATGCGGGTGCCGCGCACCGCCATCGGTCTGATGGTCGGCGCGGCGCTCGCGCTGGCCGGGACGGTGTTGCAGGGCATCGCCCGCAACCCCATCGCCGACCCCGGCATCCTCGGCATCAGCCAGGGCGCCTCGGTGGGCGTGGTCACCGCGATCGCCTTCGCCGGCGTCCACACACTGACCGGATACGTCTGGTACGCCTTCGTGGGCGCCGGTCTCGCGTCGGTCGCCGTGTACGCGATCGCGGCGAGCGGGCGGGGCGGGGCGAGCGCGGTGAAGCTCGCGCTGGGCGGCGCCGCCATCAACGCCCTGCTGGTCTCGGTGACCACGGCGATCCTCACCACCAAGGCCTCCGCGCTCGACGAGTTCCGCTTCTGGCAGGTCGGCTCGCTCTCCGGGCGGGACTCCGAGATCGTCGGCCAGATCTGGCCGTTCCTCCTCGTGGGCCTCGTGCTCGTCCTCGCGGTCGCGCGGGGCCTGGACGCGCTGGCGCTCGGCGAGGACGTGGCGAAGGGACTCGGACAGAACGTGGCGACGGTACGGATCGTGGGCGGGCTCGGGGCGACGGTCCTCACCGGGGTGGGGGTCGCCGCGGCGGGGCCCATCGCCTTCATCGGCCTGGCCGTCCCGCACATCGCCCGCGCGGTCGTGGGCAGCGACCATCGCTGGGTGCTGCCGATGGCGGCGGTGCTCGGTCCCGTGATGCTGCTCGCCTCCGACGTGGTGGGGCGCGTCGTGTTCCCGCCCAGCGAGGTGCCCGCCGGGGTGATGACCGCGCTGATCGGGGTGCCGTTCCTCGT
This window contains:
- a CDS encoding FecCD family ABC transporter permease; its protein translation is MRVPVRRAAVMMAAVVALLLAVLLSLAVGARAIAPTTVLDALLHGGHSDSAEVVREMRVPRTAIGLMVGAALALAGTVLQGIARNPIADPGILGISQGASVGVVTAIAFAGVHTLTGYVWYAFVGAGLASVAVYAIAASGRGGASAVKLALGGAAINALLVSVTTAILTTKASALDEFRFWQVGSLSGRDSEIVGQIWPFLLVGLVLVLAVARGLDALALGEDVAKGLGQNVATVRIVGGLGATVLTGVGVAAAGPIAFIGLAVPHIARAVVGSDHRWVLPMAAVLGPVMLLASDVVGRVVFPPSEVPAGVMTALIGVPFLVALVRRKAVAA